A genome region from Meriones unguiculatus strain TT.TT164.6M chromosome 19, Bangor_MerUng_6.1, whole genome shotgun sequence includes the following:
- the Gmpr gene encoding GMP reductase 1 — MPRIDADLKLDFKDVLLRPKRSSLKSRAEVDLERTFTFRNSKQTYSGIPIIVANMDTVGTFEMAVVMSQHAMFTAVHKHYSLDDWKRFAENHPECLQNVAVSSGSGQNDLEKMSRILEAVPQVKFICLDVANGYSEHFVEFVKLVRSKFPEHTIMAGNVVTGEMVEELILSGADIIKVGVGPGSVCTTRTKTGVGYPQLSAVIECADSAHGLKGHIISDGGCTCPGDVAKAFGAGADFVMLGGMFSGHTECAGEVIERNGQKLKLFYGMSSDTAMKKHAGGVAEYRASEGKTVEVPYKGDVENTILDILGGLRSTCTYVGAAKLKELSRRATFIRVTQQHNTVFG; from the exons gTGGATCTTGAGCGAACCTTTACGTTTCGAAACTCAAAGCAGACCTACTCAGGGATTCCCATCATTGTGGCCAACATGGACACGGTGGGGACATTTGAGATGGCTGTGGTGATGTCACAG CATGCCATGTTTACAGCCGTTCACAAGCATTACTCCCTGGATGACTGGAAACGGTTCGCGGAAAACCACCCCGAGTGCCTGCAG AATGTAGCCGTGAGTTCCGGCAGTGGGCAGAATGATCTTGAGAAGATGAGCCGCATCTTGGAAGCTGTGCCCCAGGTGAAGTTCATCTGCCTGGATGTGGCCAATGGGTATTCAGAACATTTTGTGGAATTCGTGAAACTGGTCCGATCCAAATTTCCTGAACACACCATCATG GCAGGGAACGTGGTGACGGGAGAGATGGTGGAAGAGCTCATTCTTTCTGGAGCAGATATCATCAAAGTGGGAGTTGGACCAG GTTCCGTGTGCACCACCCGGACCAAGACAGGAGTGGGCTATCCTCAGCTGAGCGCCGTCATAGAGTGTGCTGACTCTGCCCATGGCCTCAAGGGACACATCATCTCT GATGGAGGCTGCACATGTCCAGGAGATGTCGCCAAAGCCTTTG GAGCCGGCGCAGACTTTGTCATGCTGGGAGGCATGTTTTCAGGCCACACGGAGTGTGCAGGAGAGGTGATCGAGAGGAACGGGCAGAAGCTGAAGCTCTTCTATGGCATGAGCTCAGACACAGCCATGAAGAAGCACGCGGGAGGCGTCGCTGAGTACAG gGCCTCTGAGGGCAAGACTGTGGAGGTGCCTTACAAAGGGGACGTCGAGAACACAATTCTGGACATCCTCGGAGGACTGCGGTCTACCTGTACCTATGTCGGGGCTGCCAAGCTCAAAGAGCTCAGCAGGAGGGCCACGTTCATCCGGGTGACCCAACAGCACAACACGGTGTTCGGTTAG